TGGCGGGCCCCGTACGCCTTCCGGGTCTCCGCGTACGCCGTCCGCGACTCCACGGCCGCCCTCCGGGGCCCCGCATCCGCCCTCCGGGGCTCCGCGTCCGGCTTCCGGGGCTCCGCGTCCGCCGTCCCGCCCGGTTCGGCGGGTACCGGGCCGGAGCCGGGGGCCGACTGGTTCGCGGCGGCCGGCCACTACGTCGATGTGGCCGTCGCCCCGCGCGCCGACGGGATGCTGCGCTGCGCCTCGCTCAACCACCCCGCGGAGACCGCCGAACTCCCCCTCAGCGGACCGGCCGCCCGCGCCCCCGCCTGGGCCGCCCGCCCGTACGCCGTGCTGCGCGGCCTCGCCGCCGCCGGCTGCGGCCGGGGCGGCGCCGATCTGCAGCTGAACGCCCCCTTGCCCGAGGCCGTGGGGCTGCCCGTCGCCGAACCGCTGGAGTGCGCGGTCGCCCTGGCCGTCTCGGGTGTGCACGCCGGCCGGGGCGGCGACCCGCCGACCCGTTCGCAACTGGCCCGCCTCCTCGGCTCCGCCGTGCCCGGCGATGACGGGCTGCGCCGGGCCGTGCTCTTCGCCCGGGCCGGCCACCTCCTGGCGGCCGACGGCCGCACCCATCTGCCGCTGCGCGCCCCTGACGGCGCCACGGATGCCGGCCTGCTCCTCCTGACGGCCCGTCCCACCGCGACCCGCGACGCGAATGCCGGCGACGCCACCCCGGCCACCCCCGACACCCCGACCGCCCGTACGGCCGCCGGACTCGCCACCGCGGTACGCGAGGCCCTGCGCGCCGGCGCCTGGTCCGCCTGGTGGCCCGGCACCCGCCCGGGGCGCGGTGTGCTTCTCCTGGTGCCCCCGGACCGGCGCGTGGCGGTCCGGACCGCCACCGCCGAGGCCTTCCGCCGCTGTGACCTGCCCGTACCCCGCCTCCTGCGGATCAACGCCGTGGACGCGGCCCGCCGCGAAGCCTGACGACCACGATCAGGCTCCGCCCCCTGTCCCGAGTCACGACCACGCCCCGGACCACGAACACCTCAGCCCGGACCGGCATCACCGGAACGGAGGGAGACCCGATGAAGCGAACAGCCGTCCATCTGTGCAGGGCGCTCGTGGCGGTGCTCGGCGCACTCGGCCTGACGTGTGCCGCCGCCACCGCCGACGCCCGCACCACCACGGAAGGTACGGCGGCCCACGCGAGCGGCACCGGCATCCGGGCCGCCCTGCCGTCCTACGACCATGTCGTGATCGTCGTCTTCGAGAACAAGCAGTACGGCGAGATCATCGGCAACGCCGCCGCGCCCTACCTCAACCAACTCGCCCGGGAGGGCGCCGACCTGACGGGTATGCAGGCACTGACCCACCCCAGCCAGCCGAACTACTTCAACCTCTTCTCCGGCGCCACCCAGGGGATCACCGGCGACGGCTGTTACACCGCGCAGTCGATGAACGCGCCCAACCTCGGCCAGGAACTGCTCGCCGCCGGCAAGACCTTCGCGAGCTACAACGAAGGCCTGCCCAGCGAGGGCTCCACCACCTGCTCCGACGGCCGCTACGCCCAGAAGCACAACCCCTGGTTCGCCTTCAAGAACGTGCCCGTCAGCACCGGAAAGACCTTCGCCCAGTTCCCCCAGGACGACTTCACCCGGCTGCCGACCGTCTCCTTCGTCATCCCGGACATGTGCAACGACATGCACGACTGCGGCGTCGGCACCGGCGACACCTGGCTCAGGGACAACCTCGCCTCCTACGCCCGGTGGACCAAGGACCACAACAGCCTGCTGATGGTGACCTGGGACGAGGACAACTACCTCGGCTCCAACCGGATCGCGACCGTCTTCCACGGGGCCCATGTCGCACCGGGCAGCCTCAGCGGCGCCTACAACCACTACAGCCTGCTGCGGACGATCGAGGACATGTACGGCACCGGGCACGCGGGCAATGCGGGCACCGCCGCCCCCGTCACCGGCGTGTTCGACACCGCGGCACCGAGCCGCCCGGTGGTGACCTGAAGCTCACCGCCCCCGGCCCGCAGACCTGCCGCTTCCTCCAGGACTGCACCGTCCAGCTGACCGCCGCCGGCGGCACGCCCCCGCTCACCTACCGCGCCACCGGCCTGCCACTGGGCCTGGGCGCCGACGCCCCCGGCGGCCGGATCGGTGGCAGGCCCTGGCAGACCGGCACCTTTCCGGTCACCGCCACCGTCACCGACTCCCGCGGCGCCACCGCCACCGCCGCCTTCCCGCTCACCGTCAACTGGTTCTGACACGTGGTTCCGACACATGGTTCCGACAACTGGTGCTGAACATCGGCATCTTCGCGGCATGCGCGAAGACGAAAGCCGCGAACGCCGCGGTGGCGGCCGCAGTTGTAGCGAAGATCGTCTTCTGCACCGAGCGAACGGGAGGCGGCCCGATAGCTTCTGAGGGCAACCGGAGCCGGGCGTGCGATCAGCGGCATGTGATCAGCGCCCGGCTCGCCTCGTCACCGTAAGAAGGCAAGTTCTTGGCTCCTCACAGACTCCACCGGCTCATACCGGCGTCCGTCGCCCTGACGACCGTGTGCGCGACGCTACCGGCCTCGGCGGCATACGCTGCGGACACCCCGCCCACCCCCCACCTGGACTCCATCGAGCGGTCGCTCCGCGAAACCTCCCCCGGCCTCGAAGGCTCGGTGTGGGAGCGCACCGACGGCAACCGCCTGGACGCCCCGGCGGACAACCCCTCCGGCTGGCTGCTGCAGACCCCCGGCTGCTGGGGCGACGCCGGCTGCAAGGACCGCGCGGGCACCCGGCGGATGCTCGACAAGATGACCCGCAACATCGCCGACGCCCGGCACACCGTGGACGTCTCCTCGCTGGCCCCGTTCCCCAACGGCGGGTTCGAGGACGCCGTCGTCGCCGGTCTCAAGGCGTCCGTCAAGGCGGGACACTCCCCGCGGGTGCGCATCCTGGTCGGCGCCGCCCCCCTCTACCACCTCAACGTGGTGCCGTCCCGCTACCGGGACGACCTGATCGACAAGCTCGGCCCGGCGGCCGGCAAGGTCACGCTCAACGTCGCCTCGATGACCACGTCCAAGACGTCGCTCTCCTGGAATCACTCCAAGCTCCTTGTGGTCGACGGGAAGACGGCCGTCACGGGCGGGATCAACGGCTGGAAGGACGACTACCTCGACACCGACAACCCGGTGTCGGACGTGGACATGGCGCTCAGCGGGCCGGCCGCCCGCTCGGCGGGGAAGTACCTCGACACCCTCTGGGACTGGACCTGCCGGAACGCGTCCGACCCGGCGAAGGTCTGGCTCGCCACGTCGAACGGTTCCTCCTGCATGCCGTCGATGGAGAAGGACGAGGCGGGCGCCACCCCCGCCGAGCCCACCGGTGACGTCCCGGTCATCGCGGTCGGCGGTCTGGGCGTGGGCATCAAGGAGTCCGACCCCTCCTCGGGGTACCACCCTGACCTGCCCACGGCCCCGGACACCAAGTGCACCGTGGGGCTGCACGACCACACCAACGGCGACCGTGACTACGACACGGTCAACCCCGAGGAGAACGCGCTGCGTTCGCTCATCGCGAGCGCGCGCAGCCACGTCGAGATCTCGCAGCAGGACCTCAACGGCACCTGTCCGCCGCTGCCGCGCTACGACATCCGGACCTACGACACCCTCGCGGGCAAGCTGGCCGCCGGGGTGAAGGTCCGCATCGTCGTCAGCGATCCCGCCAACCGCGGCGCCGTCGGCAGCGGGGGCTACTCCCAGATCAAGTCCCTGGACGAGATCAGCGACACCCTCCGCACGCGTCTCGTGGCGCTCACCGGCGACAACGAGAAGGCGTCGCGTGCGCTGTGCGGCAATCTGCAGCTCGCCTCGTTCCGCAGCTCCGACGCCGCGAAGTGGGCCGACGGCAAGCCGTACGCGCTGCACCACAAGCTGGTGTCGGTGGACGACTCGGCGTTCTACATCGGTTCCAAGAACCTCTACCCGGCCTGGCTGCAGGACTTCGGCTACATCGTCGAGAGCCCGGCCGCGGCGAAGCAGCTCAAGACCGAGCTGCTCGACCCGGAGTGGAAGTACTCCCGGCAGGCGGCGTCGACCCCGGCCGGGTGCCCGGCCGGCGCCACGGGCTGACTGCGTTCAACGGGCTGACGCCGCGGGCGGGCAAGCCCCCTCGGCCCGCCGGAGTTCCGGCGCCGACCGTGGCAGGCGCGCCCGAAACGGCGAAGGCCGCCCCCACCGCACGGTGGGGGCGGCCTTCGCCGTTTCGGGACGCAGCAAGCGGGCCCGCGGTTGCCGTCAGCGGCGCCGCACCAGCGGGAACGGCAGCGTCTCGCGGATCGACAGCCCGGTGAGGAACATGACCAGCCGGTCCACGCCGATGCCCAGACCACCGGTCGGCGGCATCGCGTACTCCAGGGCCTGCAGGAAGTCCTCGTCCAGCTCCATCGCCTCCACGTCACCGCCGGCCGCCAGCAGCGACTGGGCGGTGAGCCGCCGCCGCTGCTCCACCGGGTCGGTCAGCTCCGAGTAGGCGGTGCCCAGTTCGGTGCCGAACGCGACCAGGTCCCAGCGCTCGGCGAGCCGCGGGTCCCGGCGGTGCTGACGGGTCAGCGGCGAGACATCGGTGGGGAAGTCCTTGTAGAACGTCGGGAGCTCGGTCCGCTCCTCCACCAGCCGCTCGTACATCTCCAGCACGATGTCGCCCCGGCCCATCTCCGGCTTCACCGGCACCGACGAGGCAGCGCACAGCCGGCGCAGCGCCTCGGGGCCGGTGTCCGCGTCGACCTCCTCGCCGAGCGCTTCGGAGATCGCGCCGTAGACGGTCTTCACCGGCCAGATCCCCGAGATGTCGTGCTCGACCAGCCGGCCGCTCTCGTCCGCCTTGCGGGCGGTGGCGCTGCCGAACGCGGCGATGGCCGCGCCCTGGATCAGCTCCCGGGTCAGGTCGAGCATCACGTCGTAGTCGGCGAACGCCTGGTACGCCTCCAGCATCGTGAACTCGGGGTTGTGCTTGTAGGAGATGCCCTCGTTGCGGAAGGTCCGCCCCATCTCGAAGACCTTCTCCATACCGCCCACGCACAGCCGCTTGAGGTACAGCTCCGGCGCGATCCGCAGATACAGATCGAGGTCGTAGGCGTTGATGTGGGTCTGGAAGGGGCGGGCGTTGGCGCCGCCGTGGATCTGCTGCAGCATCGGCGTCTCGACCTCGAGGTAGCCGCGCTCGATCAGACCCTGGCGCAGTGCCTGTACGGCCGTGCTGCGCGCCCGTAGGTTGTCCCGCGAGTCCGGCGAGACGACCAGGTCCACATACCGCTGGCGGACCTTGGCCTCCGGGTCGGTCAGCCCGCGCCGCTTGTCCGGCAGCGGCCGAAGGCACTTGGCCGTCAGCCGCCACCGGGTCACGAACACCGTCAGCTCACCGCGGTCGCTGGTGCCGACCTCGCCCTCGGCCTCGACATGGTCACCGAGGTCGATGTCCGCACCGAAGCGCTCCAGCAGCTCCTTGCCACTGCCCTCCCGCGTCAGCGCGATCTGCAGATCACCCGACCAGTCCCGCAGCACCGCGAAGAGCACCCCACCGTGATCGCGGGTGAGCAGCACCCGCCCCGCGATGCTGACGGTCTTGCCGGTCCGTGCGCCCGGCGTCAGGTCCGGGTACTCGTCGCGGACCTGGCCCAGGGTGTGCGTACGCTCCACGCCCACCGGGTACGGGTCGGTGCCGGCCTCCCGCAGCCGCTCCAGCTTCAGGTGGCGCACCCGCACCTGCTCGGGCAGCGCGGCCAGTTCCCGCTCGTGCAGCTCCTCCTCGGTGGCCGGTCCGGTCTGCACCAGCCCGAGCTCGTCCAGGGACGGCAGGCCCGCGGTGCTCGCCGGGGCCAGCACCCGCTTCTTGTGGCCCTTGCCCCACAGCTTGCCCAGGCTCGGCACGGCCACGAAGCCCTCGGCGATACCGGAGGCCAGACCGATCCGGGCCAGCGCACCGGCGTCCGCGTAGCACAGGAACCGCGGGTACCACTGCGGGTTGTACTTCGCGTTGGAACGGTAGAGGGCTTCCAGCTGCCACCACTTGGAGAAGAACAGCAGCAGCCGGCGCCAGAACTTCAGCACCGGACCGGCACCGATCCGGGCGCCCTCCTCGAAGGCGGACCGGAACACCGCGAAGTTCAGCGAGATCCGGCGCACGCCCATGGCACCGGCCTGGGCGCACAGCCGGGCCACCATGAACTCCATGACGCCGTTGGGTGCGGTGCGGTCCCGGCGCATGACGTCCAGCGAGATGCCGTCCTTGCCCCAGGGCACGAAGGACAGCAGCGCGATCATGTTGCCGTCCCCGTCGAACGCCTCGGCCAGCAGGCAGTCCCCGTCCTCCGGGTCGCCCAGCCGGTCCAGCGCCATCGAGAAGCCGCGCTCGGTCTCGGTGTCGCGCCAGGCATCCGCCCGGTGGATGACCTCCTGCATCTCCTCGTCGGTCAGCGCGGAGTGGCGCCGTACGCGGAAGGTCGCGCCGGTGCGCTCGACGCGGTTGACGGCCTGGCGGGTCACCCGCATCTCCCGGCCGTCGAGGTCGAAGTCCTTCACATGCAAGATCGCTTCGTCGCCGAGCTGCAGCGCCCCGAGGCCGCTGCGGGCGAACGCCTTGGCGCCGCTCTCGCTGGCCCCCATGACGGCGGGCTGCCAGCCGTACCGTCCGGCGACCTCCAGCCAGGCCTCGATGGCCTGCGGCCACGCCTCCCGGTCACCGACCGGGTCACCACTGGCCAGACAGACACCGGCCTCGACGCGGTAGGTGACGGCGGCCTTGCCGCTGCGGGAGAAGACCACGGCCTTGTCGCGGCGGGAGGCGAAGTAGCCGAGCGAGTCCTGGCTGCCGTAGCGGTCCAGCAGCGCCCGGATGCGGGCCTCCTCGTCACCGTGCAGCGCGGCTTCCATGCGCTGCGAACGGAACAGGGTGGCGGCGGCGTTCAGCAGCGCCAGCGCCCCGAGCAGGCCGAGGACGGCGCTGGTCCAGTGCGGCGGATGGCCCTCGATCAGCCGGCCGCCGACGAGCCCGCCGCAGACGCGGTTGGCGGCCCACAGCAGCCGGTTGGCGCCGCCGGATTCCAGCGTGCCCGGGGCCAGCGAGACCAGTCCCCAGCCGATCAGCACCGCCGCGGCGAGCCCGCCGATCAGCACCAGGAT
This portion of the Streptomyces sp. 2114.4 genome encodes:
- a CDS encoding phospholipase D-like domain-containing protein gives rise to the protein MAPHRLHRLIPASVALTTVCATLPASAAYAADTPPTPHLDSIERSLRETSPGLEGSVWERTDGNRLDAPADNPSGWLLQTPGCWGDAGCKDRAGTRRMLDKMTRNIADARHTVDVSSLAPFPNGGFEDAVVAGLKASVKAGHSPRVRILVGAAPLYHLNVVPSRYRDDLIDKLGPAAGKVTLNVASMTTSKTSLSWNHSKLLVVDGKTAVTGGINGWKDDYLDTDNPVSDVDMALSGPAARSAGKYLDTLWDWTCRNASDPAKVWLATSNGSSCMPSMEKDEAGATPAEPTGDVPVIAVGGLGVGIKESDPSSGYHPDLPTAPDTKCTVGLHDHTNGDRDYDTVNPEENALRSLIASARSHVEISQQDLNGTCPPLPRYDIRTYDTLAGKLAAGVKVRIVVSDPANRGAVGSGGYSQIKSLDEISDTLRTRLVALTGDNEKASRALCGNLQLASFRSSDAAKWADGKPYALHHKLVSVDDSAFYIGSKNLYPAWLQDFGYIVESPAAAKQLKTELLDPEWKYSRQAASTPAGCPAGATG
- a CDS encoding alkaline phosphatase family protein, which produces MKRTAVHLCRALVAVLGALGLTCAAATADARTTTEGTAAHASGTGIRAALPSYDHVVIVVFENKQYGEIIGNAAAPYLNQLAREGADLTGMQALTHPSQPNYFNLFSGATQGITGDGCYTAQSMNAPNLGQELLAAGKTFASYNEGLPSEGSTTCSDGRYAQKHNPWFAFKNVPVSTGKTFAQFPQDDFTRLPTVSFVIPDMCNDMHDCGVGTGDTWLRDNLASYARWTKDHNSLLMVTWDEDNYLGSNRIATVFHGAHVAPGSLSGAYNHYSLLRTIEDMYGTGHAGNAGTAAPVTGVFDTAAPSRPVVT
- the lysX gene encoding bifunctional lysylphosphatidylglycerol synthetase/lysine--tRNA ligase LysX; its protein translation is MSTVQDQDQLTGWQRFRRRVPNGFAIIFSVLGLFCALMALIGPLRRGFHPVIYWLDTLTIPVVPNFAYAVFLFLLAAAMTARKQVALWFVVTYMVLVTLADALFLVERYWEYTFSLVLCAGALVLLLVSHREFYAITRRGAFLRAILVLIGGLAAAVLIGWGLVSLAPGTLESGGANRLLWAANRVCGGLVGGRLIEGHPPHWTSAVLGLLGALALLNAAATLFRSQRMEAALHGDEEARIRALLDRYGSQDSLGYFASRRDKAVVFSRSGKAAVTYRVEAGVCLASGDPVGDREAWPQAIEAWLEVAGRYGWQPAVMGASESGAKAFARSGLGALQLGDEAILHVKDFDLDGREMRVTRQAVNRVERTGATFRVRRHSALTDEEMQEVIHRADAWRDTETERGFSMALDRLGDPEDGDCLLAEAFDGDGNMIALLSFVPWGKDGISLDVMRRDRTAPNGVMEFMVARLCAQAGAMGVRRISLNFAVFRSAFEEGARIGAGPVLKFWRRLLLFFSKWWQLEALYRSNAKYNPQWYPRFLCYADAGALARIGLASGIAEGFVAVPSLGKLWGKGHKKRVLAPASTAGLPSLDELGLVQTGPATEEELHERELAALPEQVRVRHLKLERLREAGTDPYPVGVERTHTLGQVRDEYPDLTPGARTGKTVSIAGRVLLTRDHGGVLFAVLRDWSGDLQIALTREGSGKELLERFGADIDLGDHVEAEGEVGTSDRGELTVFVTRWRLTAKCLRPLPDKRRGLTDPEAKVRQRYVDLVVSPDSRDNLRARSTAVQALRQGLIERGYLEVETPMLQQIHGGANARPFQTHINAYDLDLYLRIAPELYLKRLCVGGMEKVFEMGRTFRNEGISYKHNPEFTMLEAYQAFADYDVMLDLTRELIQGAAIAAFGSATARKADESGRLVEHDISGIWPVKTVYGAISEALGEEVDADTGPEALRRLCAASSVPVKPEMGRGDIVLEMYERLVEERTELPTFYKDFPTDVSPLTRQHRRDPRLAERWDLVAFGTELGTAYSELTDPVEQRRRLTAQSLLAAGGDVEAMELDEDFLQALEYAMPPTGGLGIGVDRLVMFLTGLSIRETLPFPLVRRR
- a CDS encoding putative Ig domain-containing protein — encoded protein: MPLGLGADAPGGRIGGRPWQTGTFPVTATVTDSRGATATAAFPLTVNWF
- a CDS encoding galactokinase translates to MSAVDLARRTTADPLLRLLSHSFSRGFHRPPDAVWRAPYAFRVSAYAVRDSTAALRGPASALRGSASGFRGSASAVPPGSAGTGPEPGADWFAAAGHYVDVAVAPRADGMLRCASLNHPAETAELPLSGPAARAPAWAARPYAVLRGLAAAGCGRGGADLQLNAPLPEAVGLPVAEPLECAVALAVSGVHAGRGGDPPTRSQLARLLGSAVPGDDGLRRAVLFARAGHLLAADGRTHLPLRAPDGATDAGLLLLTARPTATRDANAGDATPATPDTPTARTAAGLATAVREALRAGAWSAWWPGTRPGRGVLLLVPPDRRVAVRTATAEAFRRCDLPVPRLLRINAVDAARREA